The following are encoded in a window of Bos indicus isolate NIAB-ARS_2022 breed Sahiwal x Tharparkar chromosome 7, NIAB-ARS_B.indTharparkar_mat_pri_1.0, whole genome shotgun sequence genomic DNA:
- the LOC139183971 gene encoding small ribosomal subunit protein uS14-like has protein sequence MYLVMKVKSNAVKKNIAQESNVGHQQLYWSRLRKFSEGSRSCRVCSNRHGLIRKHCLNMGHQYMKDVGFVKSD, from the exons atgtatctggtgatgaaagtaaagtccaatgctgtgaagAAGAATATCGC TCAAGAAAGCAACGTGGGTCACCAGCAGCTCTACTGGAGCCGTTTGAGAAAATTCAGCGAAGGTTCTCGCTCTTGCCGGGTCTGCTCAAACAGGCACGGTCTGATCCGGAAACACTGCCTCAATATGGGCCACCAGTACATGAAGGACGTTGGCTTTGTTAAATCAGACTAA